A genomic segment from Lineus longissimus chromosome 15, tnLinLong1.2, whole genome shotgun sequence encodes:
- the LOC135499946 gene encoding uncharacterized protein LOC135499946 — translation MKDIDLDKDNLPLERALGVQWDPESDKFGFKTIDKDKPPTRRGILSVTSSVYDPIGFLSPFILKAKLILQDLCRLGIDWDDDIPEEHMAKWQRWLSDLPKVSNFKTDRCVKPKDFNNVVSSQLVHFSDSSEAGYGVVSYLRLVNGDGRIHCCLLLSKSRVALLKHISIPRMELTAATVAVRVDRMLRKELDLTLDKSIFFTDSTAVIKYIRNKGTRFKTFVANRLKIIHDGSDASQWCYIDTKCNPADHASRGLWADAFLNCSSWSNGLEFLWKPMEEWPTYPSVIANLVGANNVDDLEIKCAAVGAVISVDIEDSASETVRKLINHYSSWSGLKRGVALILRVRGELLRRSRVRKQNLDVQRHDVTCSPLTVDDLRKAEKAILVFSQRETFCEEIKCLEEGSGNVVKRASTLYQLDPFLEDSLVRVGGRLSNSAMPRKAKHPVILPKNCHVSQLILQDIHRNLLHSGRNHMIAKLRQRFWITNANSAARKVISDCVTCRRHRSKVIEQKMADLPEPPFSRTGVDYFGPIEVKRGRSTVKRYGVLFTCLTVRAVHLELADSLDTDSCINAIRRFIARRGQVVKLRSDNGTNFVASEKELKLAFRSIDQSRIQQMLAKQGIVREFNTPYAPHQGGIWERQVQTVKRKLKVILKEQSVSDEGLRTLLCEVEAVVNDRPLTRASSDPSDLEVLTPNHLLLLKSQPYLPVGTFDKNDLYTRRRWRQVQFLADLFWKRWIQEYLPLLQTRQKWLTPRRNVVPGDICLIVDQSSPRGAWPMAKIVETFPDKRGFVRRVRLRTATGTVLDRPVHKLCLLLEMDEPQQD, via the coding sequence ATGAAGGACATCGATTTGGATAAGGACAATTTACCCCTTGAGAGGGCACTAGGGGTCCAATGGGATCCAGAGTCAGACAAGTTTGGCTTTAAGACGATAGACAAAGATAAGCCGCCAACGCGCCGTGGTATCTTATCTGTGACAAGCTCAGTGTATGATCCGATCGGCTTTCTTTCACCGTTCATTCTGAAAGCTAAGTTGATCCTGCAGGACTTATGCCGCCTTGGAATAGATTGGGACGATGATATCCCTGAGGAGCATATGGCTAAGTGGCAGAGATGGTTGTCAGATTTACCTAAGGTTTCAAACTTCAAGACAGACAGGTGTGTCAAACCGAAGGACTTTAACAATGTGGTTTCTTCCCAGTTGGTGCACTTCAGTGACAGTAGTGAAGCTGGATATGGGGTAGTGTCTTACCTCAGACTGGTGAATGGCGATGGAAGGATCCACTGCTGCTTGCTACTTAGCAAATCTCGTGTTGCACTGCTCAAACATATCTCAATTCCAAGAATGGAATTGACAGCAGCCACTGTAGCTGTTCGTGTTGATAGAATGCTCAGAAAGGAGTTAGACTTAACCCTCGACAAGTCAATCTTCTTCACTGACAGTACCGCTGTCATCAAGTACATTAGGAACAAGGGTACCAGGTTCAAAACATTTGTTGCCAATCGACTAAAAATCATCCATGATGGATCTGATGCTTCCCAGTGGTGTTACATTGACACAAAATGTAACCCAGCAGATCATGCTTCGAGAGGCCTGTGGGCAGACGCTTTCTTGAACTGTAGTTCTTGGTCCAATGGTCTAGAGTTTCTGTGGAAACCTATGGAGGAATGGCCGACTTACCCCAGCGTCATAGCCAACCTTGTTGGAGCAAACAACGTGGATGATCTTGAGATCAAGTGTGCTGCAGTTGGTGCAGTTATTTCAGTTGACATAGAGGATAGTGCGTCTGAAACTGTAAGAAAGCTGATAAATCACTACTCATCTTGGAGTGGGCTGAAGAGAGGCGTAGCGCTGATACTTAGGGTGCGTGGAGAGCTTCTGCGCCGCAGCAGAGTTCGTAAACAGAACTTAGATGTTCAGAGGCATGATGTGACTTGCAGTCCGCTGACTGTTGACGACTTGAGAAAAGCTGAGAAAGCCATTCTGGTTTTCTCTCAACGCGAGACATTTTGTGAGGAAATCAAATGTCTTGAGGAAGGATCAGGAAATGTTGTGAAAAGAGCCAGTACATTGTACCAACTTGATCCATTCCTAGAGGATAGTCTGGTCAGAGTTGGAGGTCGGTTGAGTAATTCAGCTATGCCAAGGAAAGCAAAACATCCAGTGATTTTGCCTAAAAACTGTCATGTTTCTCAGCTGATACTCCAGGACATCCATAGAAACTTACTGCATAGTGGTAGAAATCATATGATAGCGAAACTCAGGCAGAGATTTTGGATTACTAATGCCAATTCAGCTGCCAGAAAGGTGATTTCAGACTGTGTTACTTGCAGGAGACATCGATCAAAGGTGATTGAACAGAAAATGGCAGACTTGCCAGAACCGCCATTCTCTCGGACAGGAGTTGATTACTTTGGTCCAATCGAGGTCAAAAGAGGTCGTAGTACGGTAAAGCGCTATGGTGTGTTGTTCACATGTTTGACTGTCAGAGCTGTACACCTTGAATTGGCAGACAGTTTAGACACGGACTCTTGTATCAATGCGATTCGAAGATTCATTGCCCGTAGAGGTCAAGTTGTAAAGCTGCGCTCGGATAATGGCACTAACTTTGTTGCTTCTGAAAAGGAACTAAAGTTAGCATTTCGCAGTATTGACCAGAGTAGGATCCAGCAAATGCTGGCGAAGCAAGGCATTGTGCGGGAGTTCAATACTCCCTATGCTCCTCACCAAGGAGGCATTTGGGAGCGCCAGGTTCAAACTGTGAAACGGAAGTTGAAGGTTATTTTGAAGGAACAATCTGTGAGTGACGAGGGACTGCGTACTTTGCTTTGTGAAGTTGAGGCAGTGGTTAATGACCGACCACTCACTAGAGCATCAAGTGACCCTAGTGATTTGGAAGTTCTTACTCCAAATCATCTGTTATTGTTGAAGTCACAACCGTACTTGCCTGTTGGAACATTTGATAAGAATGACCTGTACACAAGGCGTAGATGGAGACAGGTCCAATTTCTGGCTGACTTGTTTTGGAAGAGATGGATCCAGGAATACCTTCCCCTTCTCCAAACAAGGCAGAAATGGCTCACTCCCAGGAGGAACGTGGTTCCTGGAGACATTTGTTTGATTGTGGATCAGAGTTCCCCGCGAGGTGCTTGGCCAATGGCCAAGATTGTTGAGACTTTTCCTGACAAAAGGGGTTTTGTCAGACGTGTAAGGTTGCGAACAGCAACTGGAACTGTACTGGATAGACCTGTCCACAAACTGTGTCTGTTACTAGAAATGGATGAACCTCAGCAAGACTAA